A region of the Myxococcus stipitatus DSM 14675 genome:
CGCGCTGTCGGAGACCACCGTGCCCGCGACGGGCGGCGCACCCGCGAAGCCCACGGCGCCACCACCGGCGGCGCCACCTCCAGACGCGGGGCGCTGAGGGCACCTCGCGAAGGAGCGCACCGCTCCACGAGTGCGCTGGCGACGGAGGCACTGCCTTTGCCGAGCCGCCTGCGCACCACCCCACGTGTGCGCTGGCGACGGAGGCACTGCCTTGCCGAGCCGCCTGCGCACCGCCCCACGTGTGCGCTGGCGACGGAGGCACTGCCTTGCCGAGCCGCCTGCGCACCGCTCCACGTGTGCGCTGGCGACGGAGGCGCTGCCTTTGCCGCGCCGCCTGCGCACCGCTCCACGTGTGCGCTGGCGACGGAGGCACTGCCTTGCCGAGCCGCCTGCGCACCGCTCCACGTGTGCGCTGGCGACGGAGGCGCTGCCTTTGCCGAGCCTCCAGCGCAATGGAGTGAGGAGCCGCCACTCCCGCTCCGACCTGCATGGGATGCAGTGGAGCCTCCAGCGCGAAAGCGCGTGGCACCATGACTCCCGCGCCTCCGCGGGTGTTGGCGCGCCTCTCGCTGTCGCGGGGCAGCGACGGGCCCCATCCCAACGCACGCATGCACAGCCAGGTCCTCGCGCCCACGGGAGCAGGCCGGCGGGCGCTGAACCCCTCGCTCCTCGAGCGCGGCGCTCCGGGTGTCTACATTCAGGCGAGGAGGCGCCATGGACATCCGGCCGCTCATCTCGCTGTCCGCCCGGCTGATGGAGCTCGCGGGCGTGGGCTCCATGGTGCTGGGCGCCCTGCTCGGCACGGGGCTCCTGCTGTTCCGTCGCCAGGGGCTCTCCGCTCCCGAGGCCTACCGGCGCTTCCGGCTCAACCTGGGCCGCGCCATCCTGCTCGGCCTGGAGTTCCTGGTCGCCGCCGACATCATCCGCACCGTGAGCGACCAGCCCACGCTCTCGGGCGTCCTCGTGCTGGGCGTCATCGTCCTCATCCGGACGTTCCTCAGCTTCACCCTCACCGTTGAGCTCGAGGGTCGCTGGCCCTGGCAGCCCGAGCGCAAGCGCCCCGCAACCACCCCACCCGCCCTGCCCCCGCCACCCGGCAAGCTCGCCCGGCCCGAGGCCGCTGGCGCCAGCGCTCGACACTAGCGCTCAGGACAGTTTTCGGAGACAGCCGGGTGCGCTAGGACACCGCCCCATGTCCATCCGAAATCTCACTGTGGTGACCCTGCTGGCCCTCGGCTCGGTGCTCACCGGTTGCTCCAGCAACGCCGATACCATCTGCGACCGCCGCCGGGAGTGCATCAACGACGACCTCGACACGGACCGGTGCGCCGACGACATCAACGACTGGATTGATGACAAGAACACCAAGGACCGCAAGGAGCGCGTCGAGGAGTGCGCCGACTGCCTGTCGGGCCGCAGCTGCGCGGAAGCCCTGGAGCGATGCCTGGTCGACTGCGCCGGCATCCCCTGAGCGCTGAAACAGACCGGGGCCCGCTGACTCGACGCGGGCCCCGGGGTGTCACCTGCTCACGCTACTTGCGCGTCCACTGGTCCAGCCAGGCCAGCACCTCGTCGTGCCACTGCAGGCTGTTGGCGGGGCGCAGGACCCAGTGGTTCTCCTCCGGGAAGTAGAGGAGCTTGGACGGGATGCCCTTGCGCTGGAGCGCGGTGAACGTGCCCAGGCCCTGCGTCTCCACGACGCGGAAGTCCTGCCCACCGTGCACCACCATCATCGGCGTCTTCCACTTCGCGATGTGGTTGATGGGGCTGTGCTTGCCGTAGCCGTCCGGGTTCTCCCACGGCGTGCCCTTGTGCTCCCACTCCGGGAACCACAGCTCCTCGGTGTCGAAGTAGCCCATGCGCTCGTCGAGGATGCCGTCGTGGTTGACCAGGCACTTGAAGCCGTCCGGCCAGTTCCCGGCAATCCAGTTGATCATGTACCCGCCGTAGCTCGCGCCCAGCGCGCACTTCTTCTCCTTGGAGATGAACGGGTAGCGCTGCAGCGCCGTCGCCACGCCCTTCTGCAGGTCCTCCAGCGGCTTGCCACCCCAGTCGTCGCGGATGGAGTCCGTGAAGGCCTGGCCGTAGCCCGTGGAGCCGTGGAAGTCGACCATCACCGCCACGTAGCCGCGGCCCGCGTACACCTGCGGGTTCCATCGGTAGTGGAAGTGGTTGCCGAACGAGCCCTGCGGTCCGCCATGGATGAGGAAGGCCAGCGGGTACTGGCGCTTCGGGTCGAAGTCCACCGGCTTCACCACGTACGCGCGCACCGTCTCGTTGTTCCAGCCCGGGAACTCGAACTGCTCGAAGCCGCCGAAGCGCACGCGCGCCAGCGCCTCCTGGTTCACGTCCGTCACCTGCTTCGCGCCGGAGCCATCCGCGTTCATCACGAACAGGTCCGCGGGCGAGTCCAGGTCGTCATACACGTAGACGATGCGGCCCCCGGCGGCCGGCTGCGGCGCGTCCGCGGTGCCGTCCTTCGTGAGCTGGCGCACGCCGCCCGCCACGTCCAGGGCGAAGATGGGCTGCTGGCCCAGGTGGTTCGCCGCCGCGTAGAGCGTCTTGCTGTCCGCGCTCCACGCCAGCGAGCCGGCGGAGCGGTCCCAGTCCTCGGCGAGCACGCGCTCCTGGCCGCCCGGCCACGCGCGGAGGATGACGCGGTAGCGGTCCGCCTCGTAGCCCGGGCGCGACATCGCCAGGTACGCGAGCGTCTTGCCGTCCGGGCTGAACACGGGGCTGGTGTCCGTGGCGCGGTTCTTCTCGGTGAGCTTGCGCGGCTTCTGCTTGCCGTCCACCGGGGCCACGAACAGGTCCAGGTCGGTGGACCAGGACTCGGTGCGGCCCACGTCGCGAGCGGTGAAGACGACGCTCTTGCTGTCCGGCGTGAAGGTGTACTCCTCCGGGCCGCCGAAGGGCTTGGTCGGACCGTCCGCGTCCATGCCCTTCATCACGTCCACGGGCGCACCGCCGGCCACGGGGACGACGAACACGTGCGAGCGCCGGCCGTCCTTCCACGTGTCCCAGTGACGGGCGAACAGCTTGTCGTAGGTGCGGCCGGTGGCCTTGCGCTTGGAGCGCTCCGCCTCGCGCTGGGGGGTGCACTCCAGCGTGCCGCAGTCGGGGAACACCTCCATGCCCACGGCCAGCTTCGTGCCGTCGGGGGACAGCTTGAAGCTGCCGACGTCCACGGGGAGCTGCGTCACCTGGAGCGGCTCGCCGCCGTCCACCGGCAGGCGCCACACCTGCGAGGAGCCGCCGCGCGAGGAGAGGAAGAAGAGGCTCTTGCCGTCCTGGGCCCAGGTGGGGTCCGAGTCCGAGTCCGGATGCGACGTGAGCTGGCGCGAGCCAGTCCCGTCCAGGTTGACGAGCCACAGGTCATTGCGGCCGCGATTGGCCTCCAGGTCCGTGGAGCGCAGGACGTAGACGACCTGCTTCCCGTCGGGGGAGACGCGCGGGTTGCTCACCCGGCGCATCGAGACCATGTCGTGGTGGTTGAACGGCTGGGTCCGGGCCTGCGCCGGGGCTGCGGCGAGTGCCAGGGCCGCGACTAGCGACAGCGGCAAGGTGTCCTCCAGGGTAGGCCCGCGCGCTTGCCTCCAGACAAGCGGACGGGCGGGGCTTTCGAGGGTGGACCGTGCCCGCTCCTCCGGGCGCTGTCCACCTTGGGGCCCCGGAACATGCGAGCGCCCGCTGTATGCCCGGCGCGCCCAGAAAGAGCGCTGGCACACGGCCAAGGAGGGTGGACCCCCACGCCGCGAGGACCGGGCGGGTGAGCCCTTGGCGCGAGGAAGCCATGACGTGGCGCGGCACCCGGGTTAGTGAGAGGGCATGAGCGAGCCCATCACCGTCCGCGTCTGGTCCGACTTCGTCTGTCCCTGGTGCTACATCGGCCTCCAGGAGGTGAAGAAGCTCCGGCGGGAGTTCGACATCGAGGTGGACTGGAAGCCGTACTTCCTCCGCCCCGAGACGCCGCCCGAGGGGCTCCCCCTCCCCGCCCACATCCGCGAGAAGCTCAAGGACCCGAACTATCCGCTGAAGGTCCGGGCCGCGGAGGCCGGGCTGACGATGGTGTACGGGGAAATCATCCCCTCCACGCGGCGGGCGCACCAGGCGACGGAGTACGCGAGGACGCAGGGCAAGCTGGAGGCGTACCACTCCGCCATCCTGCGCCGGTACTGGAGCGAGGGTCAGGACCTCTGGCAGTGGGACACGCTCCGAGGCGCGGCCGAAGAGGCGGGCCTGGACCCGGACGCGCTCCAGCGCGCCGTCGAGAGCGGCCAGTTCGAGAAGGTGGTGGAGGACTCCGTGCGCGAGGCCCGGGAGATGGGCGTCACCGCGGTGCCCACCTTCGTGCTGGGCGACCGCTTCGGCATCCAGGGCGCGCAGGACTACTCCGTGTTCCGTCAGGCGATGGAGCGGCTGGGCGCGAAGCCTCGCGCCACGAGCTGAGCGGGGACGGACGCGTGCTCCTCAGAGGCCGTTGAGGAGCACGAGCATCCGAGGCAGCGCGTCCACACCCGCGCCGCCCGAGAGGCCGTGCGCCAGGGAGTGCAGCTCCGGGGATTGCTCGAGGTGCTTCGCGCTGAGCTGGAAGCACTCCACCGCCGCGGCATCCAGCCGGGCCTGGGCATCGTCGGGCCGCGCTTCGCACAGCGCCGCCACCGTCGGGTGCCCTGACAGCGTCCAGCGCAGCACCGAGGCGCGCAGCGTCAGCTTGAAGACGTAGTCCATCAGCGACGGCGCATCGGTGAACGGCAGGCGCAGCCAGTGATTCACCGCGTAGTGCCGGAAGTACTGCTCCACGCGAGGGCCCTGCATGGCGTCCAGCGTCGCGCGGCGCTCGGCGTGGAGGGCCCAGACGTCCTCGGGCGAAGCCTCCGCGCCGCCGTAGGAGTCGAGCACTCCGCGCGCCCACCCATGGAACCGCGCGCTGCCCGCGGACCCCAGGCGCGACTTGAGCACGGTGCCGCAGATGGCGGCCCAGGGGCCTCCGGGGAGGGAGATGGAAGTCAGTTGCTGGTGCAACCCGGTGAGCGCTGGCGTGGACTCGAAGTCGCTCAGCGTCGCGGCCAGGAGGGCGTCGGCGCCTTCTTCGCGGAACGCCTCGGTGCCTCGGAAGTAGAAGGGCCCCAGCCTTCGCGCCAGCTCACCGAGCATGAACAGGCGCGAGGCGAACGGGAACTCGCGTCGCTCCAGGAGGTGCAGCGCCACGGAGCGCACCCGGTCCGCGTGTCGCGACCATGCGTCCTCGCTTCCCAGCTCGCGCGCCAGCTCGGGCCTTCCCGCGAGCGACGCCTCCACGGGCACCTGCTCCAGCGCGTCCTCCGCGAGCAGACACAAGCGGACCACTTCGGGACAGCCGAACGAGCCCGTCACCTCGAGCCGCTCCGCGCGGCGGGTGGGGACTCGCGGGAACATGGCGCACGCGTCCGGCAGCACGGCCTCGCCGTACTTCTGGTGCAGCGAGCACAGCTTGCGCGCATCGAGGAACGTGCAGTGCCCGTCCTCGCGCTTCGCGATGTACGCGGCCTCCGCGCCCGTGCCGCTTCCCGGGTCGGGCAGGACGAAGGACTGGACTCGCTCGGCGTCCGGCCCTCCGGCCACCGCGTCCTGGAGGATGCGCCAGCGCGACTGGCTCACGGGGACGACCAGGCCCGCGCAGCAGGTGTCCTCGCAGGACTCGGTGAGGCACTGGAAGCGCGTCAGGTACCGAGGCGCGGTGACGGACATGGACCTCTTCGGGTTCAGACTTTGTCCGGCCGCTGAGCCACGACCGGGAGGGGACTGAAGGCTTCTCGGTCCAGGTGGGCGAACAAGCGCACCACGCAGGAGTCACAGATGGCGGCCCCGGCGGAGCCAGCATGGAGCCGGCCCGCGCGGGGCGCGGAGGCGCCGCAGAACGAGCAGCGCCGACGGGGGAGCGAGTGTTGAGACAAGACGACGAATCCCTTTCACCCCTCGCGGGGTGGCGTGACTACTTCCGGCCCAGCGCCTTCTTCACGAAGCGCCAGAAGCCACCCGCGCGCTCCTTCAGGTCCGCGCCGCGTCGGTCCTCGGCGGCCTTCACGGACTCCTTGCTGACCTGGAGCTGCTTCTGGAGCTCCTCGGGGGAGTAGCGCGTGGCCAGCGTGGCCTTCACTTCCCTGCGGGTGGAGTACTCGCGGGCCTCCACGTGGAGCACACACTCCGAATCCAGCTTGATGGTGACCGCGACTCGCACGGAGCCCTTCGGGCCCTTGGGCAGGCCCTCGATGCGCACGGTGCCCAGGTACTCGTTGGCGGAGATGTGGTTGTCCTCGCCCTGGAACAGGGACAGCTCGAGGACCTCCTCGTTGTCCTTGTTGGTGCTGATGGCGAAGGAGCGCTGGGCGGGGAGCGGGCTGTTGCGCTCGATGACGCGCTTGAAGGCGCCACCGGGCATGGCCACGCC
Encoded here:
- a CDS encoding DsbA family oxidoreductase — its product is MSEPITVRVWSDFVCPWCYIGLQEVKKLRREFDIEVDWKPYFLRPETPPEGLPLPAHIREKLKDPNYPLKVRAAEAGLTMVYGEIIPSTRRAHQATEYARTQGKLEAYHSAILRRYWSEGQDLWQWDTLRGAAEEAGLDPDALQRAVESGQFEKVVEDSVREAREMGVTAVPTFVLGDRFGIQGAQDYSVFRQAMERLGAKPRATS
- a CDS encoding alpha/beta hydrolase family protein, translating into MPLSLVAALALAAAPAQARTQPFNHHDMVSMRRVSNPRVSPDGKQVVYVLRSTDLEANRGRNDLWLVNLDGTGSRQLTSHPDSDSDPTWAQDGKSLFFLSSRGGSSQVWRLPVDGGEPLQVTQLPVDVGSFKLSPDGTKLAVGMEVFPDCGTLECTPQREAERSKRKATGRTYDKLFARHWDTWKDGRRSHVFVVPVAGGAPVDVMKGMDADGPTKPFGGPEEYTFTPDSKSVVFTARDVGRTESWSTDLDLFVAPVDGKQKPRKLTEKNRATDTSPVFSPDGKTLAYLAMSRPGYEADRYRVILRAWPGGQERVLAEDWDRSAGSLAWSADSKTLYAAANHLGQQPIFALDVAGGVRQLTKDGTADAPQPAAGGRIVYVYDDLDSPADLFVMNADGSGAKQVTDVNQEALARVRFGGFEQFEFPGWNNETVRAYVVKPVDFDPKRQYPLAFLIHGGPQGSFGNHFHYRWNPQVYAGRGYVAVMVDFHGSTGYGQAFTDSIRDDWGGKPLEDLQKGVATALQRYPFISKEKKCALGASYGGYMINWIAGNWPDGFKCLVNHDGILDERMGYFDTEELWFPEWEHKGTPWENPDGYGKHSPINHIAKWKTPMMVVHGGQDFRVVETQGLGTFTALQRKGIPSKLLYFPEENHWVLRPANSLQWHDEVLAWLDQWTRK
- the fliB gene encoding flagellin lysine-N-methylase; the protein is MSVTAPRYLTRFQCLTESCEDTCCAGLVVPVSQSRWRILQDAVAGGPDAERVQSFVLPDPGSGTGAEAAYIAKREDGHCTFLDARKLCSLHQKYGEAVLPDACAMFPRVPTRRAERLEVTGSFGCPEVVRLCLLAEDALEQVPVEASLAGRPELARELGSEDAWSRHADRVRSVALHLLERREFPFASRLFMLGELARRLGPFYFRGTEAFREEGADALLAATLSDFESTPALTGLHQQLTSISLPGGPWAAICGTVLKSRLGSAGSARFHGWARGVLDSYGGAEASPEDVWALHAERRATLDAMQGPRVEQYFRHYAVNHWLRLPFTDAPSLMDYVFKLTLRASVLRWTLSGHPTVAALCEARPDDAQARLDAAAVECFQLSAKHLEQSPELHSLAHGLSGGAGVDALPRMLVLLNGL
- a CDS encoding DUF1622 domain-containing protein, with the protein product MDIRPLISLSARLMELAGVGSMVLGALLGTGLLLFRRQGLSAPEAYRRFRLNLGRAILLGLEFLVAADIIRTVSDQPTLSGVLVLGVIVLIRTFLSFTLTVELEGRWPWQPERKRPATTPPALPPPPGKLARPEAAGASARH
- a CDS encoding ClpX C4-type zinc finger protein, producing MSQHSLPRRRCSFCGASAPRAGRLHAGSAGAAICDSCVVRLFAHLDREAFSPLPVVAQRPDKV